Proteins from a single region of Plasmodium gaboni strain SY75 chromosome 2, whole genome shotgun sequence:
- a CDS encoding putative DnaJ protein codes for MKCKRNVFFSKSLKFGHISIFIIGIIYGVLNKLFISDVNSCYSFSNSIIYERQLSEKDNLLYSPEQNVEPAVIGQFFSLSNEKSFSISNDIYIEEQSIVNFIDNIIEDLEQYKLWNNYMVIPHMKQYPPVFNNEKDIELNNKVDNLEINREDVIIELEKLWLEIMKNEKIKFASLKCKLFNQYNKFKNKHNIPKKQYEQVCNKCKKLIEIAEKYLELKLNNIFYEWHNQKVFCIEDFRRKIERSRIAWKALSNKIQYLCNKIIINCLDKNKYMNEMKIMKEWKAKKNAVKIVEEQDNKKKQEENSSMVEGLYSDDEKYDALITDDDLIFEMFDENKEDDITEESEDNESYEDDTIMEESEEEEEDEAVSVSVPEVYDDEPTPNEDVESEERYYLDKEANRLLFKNDIYNVWSSGESNMYVDTTYYDILNVHPSCGLSEIKSNYYKLALKYNPENNLGNDEALIKFRDINEAYQILSFEQRRMNYNKYGLNATKDMLLIDPSIFYVKMLSIEKFSDYIGTTQIESFLKILSEKNIALHELDQRFEDIINLMYEKQEVREVKLALYLRNKLQPYIDGDDQWKKHMEEEVKELNKSIFGTFFLKSIGWIYTNLTQCYREKNGHLFGVNVKMASRKFKNRNQKNHLKVSKSMINLLSIIKDYIPRNENLAGVIKKIEYLNSENDIENNVSSVNEELNSNDNSSNDENESENENSNEIPKGNKLLNDKEKRNLLYFMINNMKNIVQVDIELTIRNAAEKVLFHEGVDKETQLKRVEALEILGNIMKTCSNENKNWKKDQEDDIENIIQKVINVSKTVNNE; via the exons ATGAAATGTAAAAgaaatgtttttttttctaaatcTTTAAAATTTGGACACATTtccatatttataattGGAATAATATATGGTGTATTAAAT aaattatttataagtGATGTAAATTCCTGTTATTCATTTAGTAAtagtataatatatgaaagACAATTAAGCGAAAAAGacaatttattatattcacCTGAACAAAATGTGGAACCTGCAGTTATAGGacaatttttttcattatcaAATGAGAAATCATTTTCTATTtcaaatgatatatatatagaagaACAGTCAATTGTGAATtttattgataatataattgAAGATTTAGAACAATATAAGTTATGGAATAATTATATGGTAATTCCGCATATGAAGCAGTATCCCCCCGTTTTCAATAATGAAAAGGATAttgaattaaataataaagttGATAATTTAGAAATAAATAGAGAAGATGTTATAATTGAATTAGAAAAATTGTGGTTAgaaataatgaaaaatgaaaaaataaaatttgCTTCATTAAAGTGTAAACTATTTaatcaatataataaatttaaaaataaacataatatacCAAAGAAACAGTATGAACAAGTATGTAATAAATGCAAAAAACTTATTGAAATTGCTGAGAAATATCTTGAATtgaaattaaataatatattttatgaatgGCATAATCAGAAAGTTTTCTGTATTGAAGATTTTAGAAGAAAAATTGAGAGATCTCGAATAGCTTGGAAAGCTTTATCTAACAAAATTCAATATTTATGcaataaaattataattaattgtttagataaaaataaatacatgaatgaaatgaaaataatgaaagAATGGaaagcaaaaaaaaatgctGTAAAAATTGTAGAAGAGCAAGACaataaaaagaaacaaGAAGAAAATTCTTCTATGGTGGAAGGATTATATTCTgatgatgaaaaatatgatgCGCTTATTACAGATGATGATTTGATATTTGAAATGtttgatgaaaataaagaagacGATATAACAGAAGAGTCTGAAGATAATGAATCATATGAAGATGATACTATAATGGAAGAATCtgaagaagaagaagaagatgaAGCAGTTTCAGTAAGTGTTCCTGAGGTATATGATGATGAACCTACACCAAATGAAGATGTAGAATCAGAAGAAAGATATTATTTGGATAAGGAAGCAAAtagattattatttaaaaatgacATATATAACGTTTGGTCATCTGGTGAATCAAATATGTATGTAGATACAACTTACTATGACATATTAAACGTACATCCTTCTTGTGGATTAAGTGAAATTAAGagtaattattataagttagctttaaaatataatccAGAAAACAATTTAGGTAATGATGAAGcattaataaaatttagGGATATAAATGAAGCTTATCAAATATTATCTTTTGAACAAAGAAGGatgaattataataaatatggaTTGAATGCTACAAAAGATATGTTATTAATAGATCCatctatattttatgtGAAAATGTTAAGTATAGAAAAGTTTTCTGATTATATTGGAACGACGCAAATAGAATCATTtctaaaaatattatctGAAAAGAATATAGCTTTGCATGAATTGGATCAAAGATTTGAAGACATTATAAATTTGATGTATGAGAAACAAGAAGTACGAGAAGTTAAATTAGCCTTAtatttaagaaataaattaCAGCCTTATATAGATGGGGATGATCAATGGAAAAAACATATGGAAGAAGAAGTgaaagaattaaataaatcaatatttggtactttttttttaaaatcCATAGGATGGATATATACAAATCTCACTCAATGTTATAGGGAAAAGAATGGACATTTATTTGGCGTAAATGTAAAAATGGCTAGCAGGAAATTCAAAAACAGGAATCAAAAAAATCATCTAAAAGTATCAAAATCTATGATAAATTTGTTGTCTATAATTAAGGACTATATACCTCGTAATGAAAACTTGGCTGGtgttattaaaaagatAGAATATTTGAATAGTGAAAATgatattgaaaataatgtaaGCAGCGTTAATGAAGAGTTGAATAGTAATGATAATTCAAGtaatgatgaaaatgaaagtgaaaatgaaaatagTAATGAAATACCTAAAGGTAATAAGCTACTAAACGATAAAGAAAAGAGaaatcttttatattttatgataaataatatgaaaaatatagtTCAGGTTGATATTGAACTAACGATTAGGAATGCTGCTGAAAAAGTCTTATTTCATGAAGGTGTAGATAAGGAAACACAATTAAAAAGAGTTGAGGCTTTGGAAATTTTAGgaaatataatgaaaacGTGTTCAAAcgaaaataaaaattggAAAAAGGATCAGGAAGATgatattgaaaatattattcaaaaaGTAATTAATGTGTCAAAAACGGTTAATAATGaatga
- a CDS encoding knob associated heat shock protein 40, which translates to MAIFKKYRFRENKINFLFFIKIFLFSLFIWELCCFNKETFKDNILRSCYNKNNTSENIFHLIIKRNLAQSQRNFKSKNGKASTKKSEDYYSILGVSRDCTNEELKKAYKRLAMKWHPDKHLNEASKKEADHMFKSISEAYEVLSNEEKREIYDIYGEEGLDKYGFNNEHSKGFKSPDAHDVFSKFFKTETKFYSNSPKANGNVHFGGSIFGGSSPFSGMNPRNGSGYTTSKSFSSLDKVEEYFVPLYVTLEELYSGCKKKLKVTRKRCQGVTTYDDEFLVTVDIKNGWYDGTTITYKGEGDQTSPMSNPGDLVFTLKTVDHDRFVRSYNDLIYTCPITLEQALTGHKFTIKTLDDRDIDIQVDEIVTPLTTKIIPNEGMPYMENPQMKGNLIVEFDIIFPNDLNDEQKSLIKQALGKNNF; encoded by the exons atggcaatttttaaaaaatatcgTTTCCgagaaaataaaataaattttttattttttattaaaatatttttattttctctTTTCATATGGGAATTATGTTGTTTTAATAAG GAAACGTTCAAAGATAATATTCTGAGGAGTTGTTATAATAAGAACAATACTTcagaaaatatttttcatttaataattaagAGAAATCTAGCGCAATCTCAAAGAAATTTCAAATCAAAAAATGGAAAGGCATCTACTAAGAAATCTGAA GATTATTATTCCATATTAGGTGTTAGTAGAGATTGTACGAATGAGGAATTAAAGAAGGCATATAAAAGATTAGCTATGAAGTGGCATCCTGATAAACACTTAAATGAAGCATCAAAAAAAGAAGCAGATCATATGTTTAAAAGTATATCTGAAGCTTATGAAGTTTTATCAAATGAAGAAAAGAGagaaatatatgatatatatggTGAAGAAGGATTAGATAAATATGGTTTTAATAATGAACATTCAAAAGGTTTTAAAAGCCCTGATGCCCATGATGTTTTTagtaaattttttaaaaccGAAACAAAATTTTATTCTAATTCACCAAAAGCAAATGGAAATGTACACTTTGGAGGTTCAATATTTGGAGGATCTTCTCCATTTAGTGGTATGAACCCAAGAAATGGTTCAGGATATACTACTTCAAAAA GTTTTAGTAGCTTAGACAAAGTAGAAGAATATTTTGTACCACTTTACGTAACGCTAGAAGAATTATATAGTGGATGTAAGAAGAAATTAAAAGTGACAAGAAAAAGATGTCAAGGAGTAACAACATATGATGATGAGTTTTTAGTAACTgttgatataaaaaatggatGGTATGATGGTACAACAATTACGTATAAAGGAGAAGGTGACCAGACAAGTCCTATGTCAAATCCAGGAGATTTAGTTTTTACGTTAAAAACGGTAGATCATGATCGTTTTGTAAGGAGTTATAatgatttaatatatacatgtcCTATAACTTTAGAACAAGCTCTAACAGGTCATAAATTTACAATTAAAACTTTAGATGATAGAGATATTGATATTCAAGTAGATGAAATTGTTACACCTCTTACTACAAAAATTATACCTAATGAAGGGATGCCATATATGGAAAATCCCCAAATGAAAGGAAATTTGATTGTTGAAtttgatataatatttccAAACGATTTAAATGATGAACAGAAAAGTCTTATAAAACAAGCACtaggaaaaaataatttttaa
- a CDS encoding knob-associated histidine-rich protein, translated as MKSFKKKNNLRRKRVFPVFTKILLVSFLVWVLKCSNNQPYQGTIQNPPSNEPVVRTQVFREARPGGGFKTYEEKYESKHYKLKENVVDGKKDCDEKYEAANYAFTEECPYTVNDYSQENGPNIFALRRRFPLGIKDEEEEEGKTPLALKDKLPGGLSEYENQVEGICNNDTCTSCGPTAIDYAPVSSPNTSYVSSSYPYGGDVSGVNQGVQQPQDGLHHTPSHIPGTSYNSSHNKLRGHDNKGSSSSYGYQSPYTPGLNVSDGSSNMQTYVSPNTSGYSSPYQVPQGSGYGSRYSSYSSVNKYGKSGYHRYDSLKNNELNYDEEKGEKKKKSKKNKNKDGEKKKSKKNKDKDGEKKKSKKNKDSDTESIKSKKSNAEKEENKYERITDNSHSGVLSTNKKKGNESKSTLGEYKKPDFSSSQNKSTNVATPGVKDTHKGASTTVGATKGSSTNAGATKGASTNAGATKGASTNAGATKGASTTAGSTTGTSTTVGTTKGASTTEEKAKEGSTTEEKAKEGSTTEEKAKEGSGAEGTTKEGSTTEEKTKEGSGAEGTTKEGSGAEGTTKEGSTTEGKTKDGSTTEGKTKDGSTTEGKTKDGNAAEGKPGKGGANTVQSKDGNAPKNPENNSEKVISRGEAQLQASGKKKKKKGCCG; from the exons atgaaaagttttaagaaaaaaaataatttgaGGAGAAAGAGGGTTTTCCCTGTTTTTACTAAAATTCTTTTAGTCTCTTTTTTAGTATGGGTTTTGAAGTGCTCTAATAAT CAACCATACCAAGGAACAATTCAAAATCCTCCTAGTAATGAACCAGTCGTAAGAACACAAGTATTCAGGGAAGCAAGACCAGGTGGTGGTTTTAAAAcatatgaagaaaaatacGAATCAAAACActataaattaaaagaaaatgttGTCGATGGTAAAAAAGATTGTGATGAAAAATACGAAGCTGCCAATTATGCTTTCACTGAAGAGTGCCCATACACAGTAAATGATTATAGCCAAGAGAATGGTCCAAATATATTTGCTTTAAGAAGAAGATTCCCTCTTGGAATTaaagatgaagaagaagaagagGGTAAAACACCATTAGcattaaaagataaattaCCAGGTGGTTTAAGTGAATACGAAAACCAAGTAGAGGGAATATGTAATAATGACACATGTACCTCATGTGGACCTACAGCTATAGATTATGCACCAGTATCTTCACCAAATACTTCTTATGTATCAAGTAGCTATCCTTATGGAGGAGATGTATCTGGTGTAAATCAAGGAGTACAACAACCCCAAGATGGATTACACCATACTCCATCACATATTCCAGGAACTTCATACAATAGTTCTCACAATAAATTAAGAGGACACGATAATAAAGGAAGTTCATCATCTTATGGGTACCAATCTCCATATACCCCAGGATTAAATGTTTCTGATGGAAGTAGTAATATGCAAACTTATGTTTCTCCCAATACCTCAGGCTATTCATCTCCATACCAAGTTCCACAGGGTTCAGGATACGGTTCAAGATATAGTTCATACAGTTCCgtaaataaatatggaaaaaGCGGTTATCACAGATACGATTccttaaaaaataatgaattaaattacgatgaagaaaaaggagaaaaaaagaaaaaatcaaaaaaaaataaaaacaaagatggagaaaagaaaaaatcAAAGAAAAACAAAGACAAAGATGgagaaaagaaaaaatcaaaaaaaaacaaagaCAGTGACACAGAAAGCataaaatcaaaaaaaagTAATGCAGAAAAGGAAGAAAATAAGTATGAAAGAATAACCGATAATTCCCATTCAGGTGTATTAAGTactaataaaaaaaaaggtaaTGAATCAAAAAGCACCCTTGGAGAATATAAGAAGCCAGATTTTAGTTCATCTCAAAATAAATCAACAAATGTTGCCACACCAGGAGTAAAAGATACACATAAAGGAGCAAGTACTACTGTAGGAGCAACTAAAGGATCAAGTACTAATGCAGGAGCAACTAAAGGAGCAAGTACTAATGCAGGAGCAACTAAAGGAGCAAGTACTAATGCAGGAGCAACTAAAGGAGCAAGTACTACTGCAGGATCAACTACAGGAACAAGTACTACTGTAGGAACAACTAAAGGAGCAAGTACTACGGAAGAAAAAGCTAAAGAAGGAAGTACTACTGAAGAAAAAGCTAAAGAAGGAAGTACTACTGAAGAAAAAGCTAAAGAAGGAAGTGGTGCTGAAGGAACAACTAAAGAAGGTAGTACTACTGAAGAAAAAACTAAAGAAGGAAGTGGTGCTGAAGGAACAACTAAAGAAGGAAGTGGTGCTGAAGGAACAACTAAAGAAGGAAGTACTACTGAAGGAAAAACTAAAGACGGAAGTACTACTGAAGGAAAAACTAAAGACGGAAGTACTACTGAAGGAAAAACTAAAGACGGAAATGCTGCTGAAGGAAAACCTGGAAAAGGAGGAGCAAATACAGTACAATCTAAAGATGGAAATGCCCCAAAAAATCCTGAAAATAATTCTGAAAAAGTAATATCAAGAGGAGAAGCACAATTACAAGCATCAggaaagaaaaagaagaaaaaaggATGCTGTGGTTAA
- a CDS encoding exported protein (PHISTc), which translates to MWLYKKGQSVNDTRKYDVTCKDVCMLFLSNRKGKIKCRTFLGYIVLSKFMKLSVAFLLLILIQILLVSNVSLISESHLYKRNSRNIAEGYKKESESGKNIFSSNKNEEHNMSQESDNKKCDKCDDINEPEPVDKNDNTSTDQENSNDSDCEPLPFGLKTSELSRKVTEDELERMIIELPEMLEKKEMYLIWHYTHSLSRDKFNKMKNSLWNICAKLAHEYNLPFKIKMKKWWSCCGHVTDELLIKEHEDYNLIYNYIYNESSSREQFVILLNMIKHSWTKFTVDTFIKCRISLENSMSNVTK; encoded by the exons ATGTGGCTATACAAAAAGGGACAGAGTGTTAATGACACAAGAAAATATGATGTTACATGTAAAGATGTTTGCATGTTATTTTTAAGTAATAGAAAAGGGAAAATTAAATGTAGAACATTTTTGGGTTATATAGTTTTAAGTAAATTTATGAAATTATCGGTTGCTTTTCTTTTACTTATATTAATTCAG ATTTTACTAGTAAGCAATGTTTCTTTAATTTCTGAATCACACTTATATAAACGAAATTCAAGAAATATTGCTGAGGGATATAAAAAGGAATCTGAATcaggaaaaaatatatttagttcgaataaaaatgaagaacATAATATGAGCCAAGAATcagataataaaaaatgtgaCAAGTgtgatgatataaatgaacCTGAACCTGTAGATAAAAATGACAATACATCAACTGATCAAGAAAATTCCAATGACTCTGATTGTGAACCATTACCATTCGGATTGAAAACTTCAGAATTAAGTAGAAAAGTTACAGAAGATGAATTAGAAAGAATGATAATAGAATTACCAGAAATGTTAGAGAAGAAAGAAATGTATTTAATATGGCATTATACTCATTCTCTTTCGAGAgataaatttaataaaatgaaaaattcTTTATGGAATATATGTGCGAAATTAGCTCatgaatataatttacCATTTAAGATTAAAATGAAGAAATGGTGGAGTTGTTGTGGTCATGTTACAGatgaattattaataaagGAGCATGAAgattataatttaatatataattatatatataatgaatcATCTAGTCGTGAACAATTTGTTATACTTCTTAATATGATAAAGCATTCATGGACAAAATTTACTGTGGATACGTTTATTAAATGTAGAATATCTTTAGAAAATAGCATGAGCAATgttacaaaataa
- a CDS encoding EMP1-trafficking protein, giving the protein MLNKDNRKIHNAHMSRYVVYRKREINDNFFSKSYNLFFSNKKYEYSKDEKEKNIYPLSLKLFMLTIFICILQFSNNNGYIGKHINKNFGNDNEHYFNIRYNRSLAEMKKRINAIRDMINNDSLGTVFKNELPLPENITKGDSEKGDGDLLNGSEYDVNSSNDDNNTKSDGSDKRKSKGINKVKKLLGLSKSCGDKSGKLNLQLQKAFDILEIIIEQTSRALPFILPFIPPFMVYKYGYAKTYVMLYTFNLIHAMFKWAILLRNMLMRNKQRNEALKEQDNNLNIQNP; this is encoded by the exons ATGCTCAATAAAGATAATAGGAAAATTCACAACGCACATATGAGTAGATATGTAGTATATAGGAAAAGagaaataaatgataatttttttagCAAATCCTATAatctatttttttcaaataagaaatatgaatattccaaagatgaaaaagaaaaaaatatatatccttTATCATTAAAACTTTTTATGTTaacaatttttatatgtatattgcaattttctaataataat GGTTATATCGGAAAgcatattaataaaaattttggaaatgataatgagcattattttaatataagATATAATAGATCGTTAGcagaaatgaaaaaaagaataaatgCTATAAGAgatatgataaataatGATTCCTTAGGTACggtttttaaaaatgaattacCTTTACCTGAAAATATAACTAAAGGAGATTCTGAAAAAGGTGATGGTGATTTACTGAATGGTTCAGAATATGATGTAAATTCTTcaaatgatgataataatacGAAAAGTGATGGAAGCGATAAACGAAAATCGAAAGGAATAAATAAAgttaaaaaattattgGGATTATCAAAAAGTTGTGGGGATAAATCAGGTAAATTGAATTTACAATTACAAAAAGCTTTTGATATATTAGAAATAATTATTGAACAAACTTCAAGAGCATTACCTTTTATTTTACCTTTCATTCCTCCATTTATGGTTTATAAATATGGATATGCAAAAACGTATGTAATgttatatacatttaattTGATTCACGCTATGTTTAAATGGGCTATTTTATTGAGAAATATGTTAATGAGAAATAAACAAAGAAATGAAGCACTTAAGGAACAAGATAAcaatttaaatatacaaaacCCATAA